In Shinella sp. XGS7, a single genomic region encodes these proteins:
- a CDS encoding alpha/beta fold hydrolase: MSMPTRFSAARARITFSLIRPLARLCLVLGATLPLAPTALQAQALSFDEVYGMPDFSQAQLSPSGRYLGVLVPGNSRSQLAVMDMETRAFVSRIQVPGADIGTWQWMSEDKLLFSLAQLGQSHRNRSHVGGLYVVGRDGQEQRRLFQSAGEWFAAGARRWLFMQPLQTVASSERELIVLANDVDEHSVDLYRLDVQTGRRVRLSEGRPARVKHWVLDAQLRPRVAIAGDDTGLEQIVHYRPAGATAEAPLGPWQELWRSRPSRGEDVRLPLSVEADGRLLVASNAGRDTVAVRAYDPAQQRWDEVLVEHPSFDVAVNALGEPAGTLLRHEADGELLGFELEAERPLALWMDERRQALQRLVDQALPGRINRLQFSAGPRALVRSHADRQPARWYLLDTRDGRMQLLLQSRPGLNPQRLPSTEVLALRSRDGLPLNSLLLRPPQAKPGQALPGIVLVHGGPWARGALWGDEQGDMDLANWLASRGYAVLLPNFRGSTGQGRALLQAGRGQFGLRMQEDLEDVLQAVLARGDLDPQRLCISGASYGGYAALMAAAREPERYRCVAAGMPVTDLPALLESGWSDLSRREDAKAFWTEMVGDPAHQRRELAAVSPVNLAPRIQARVMLYAGVDDGRTPLEQAEGMRRALQRAGQEPLWLAKYGEGHGYRLSGNLQVLLQQLEDFFAQALRPGR; encoded by the coding sequence ATGTCCATGCCAACGCGCTTCTCCGCCGCACGTGCGCGCATCACCTTTTCCCTGATCCGTCCGCTGGCCCGTCTATGCCTTGTGCTCGGCGCAACCCTGCCACTGGCACCAACGGCACTGCAGGCCCAGGCCCTGAGCTTTGATGAGGTCTACGGCATGCCCGACTTCAGCCAGGCCCAGCTCTCACCCAGCGGCCGCTACCTGGGCGTGCTGGTGCCCGGCAACTCACGCAGCCAGCTGGCCGTGATGGATATGGAGACGAGAGCTTTCGTCTCGCGCATCCAGGTGCCCGGCGCCGACATCGGCACCTGGCAGTGGATGAGCGAAGACAAGCTGCTCTTCAGCCTTGCCCAGCTGGGGCAAAGCCATCGCAACCGCAGCCATGTAGGCGGTCTCTACGTCGTAGGCCGCGACGGCCAGGAGCAGCGCCGCCTCTTCCAGAGCGCCGGCGAGTGGTTCGCCGCCGGCGCCCGCCGCTGGCTGTTCATGCAGCCCCTGCAGACCGTGGCCAGCAGCGAGCGCGAGCTCATCGTGCTGGCCAACGATGTGGACGAGCACAGCGTGGACCTCTACCGCCTGGACGTGCAGACCGGGCGCCGCGTGCGCCTCAGCGAGGGGCGGCCCGCCCGCGTGAAGCATTGGGTGCTGGACGCGCAGTTGCGCCCCCGCGTGGCAATTGCCGGGGACGATACAGGGCTGGAGCAGATCGTGCACTACCGCCCGGCCGGCGCCACGGCCGAGGCGCCACTAGGCCCCTGGCAGGAACTATGGCGCAGCCGACCCAGCCGCGGCGAGGACGTGCGCCTGCCGCTGAGCGTGGAGGCCGATGGCCGCCTGCTGGTGGCCAGCAACGCCGGGCGCGACACCGTGGCGGTGCGTGCCTACGACCCCGCGCAGCAGCGCTGGGACGAGGTGCTGGTGGAACATCCTAGCTTCGATGTGGCCGTGAACGCCCTGGGCGAACCGGCCGGCACGCTGCTACGGCATGAGGCCGATGGCGAGCTGCTGGGCTTCGAGCTGGAGGCCGAGCGGCCGCTGGCACTGTGGATGGACGAGCGCCGCCAGGCCCTGCAGCGCCTGGTGGATCAGGCCCTGCCCGGCCGCATCAACCGCCTGCAGTTCTCGGCCGGTCCGCGTGCCCTGGTGCGCTCGCATGCCGACAGGCAGCCCGCGCGCTGGTATCTGCTGGACACCCGCGACGGCCGCATGCAGCTCTTGCTGCAAAGCCGTCCGGGCCTGAACCCCCAGCGCCTGCCCAGCACCGAGGTGCTGGCCCTGCGCAGCCGCGACGGCCTGCCCCTGAACAGCCTGCTGCTGCGCCCGCCCCAGGCCAAGCCGGGTCAGGCCTTGCCCGGCATCGTGCTGGTGCACGGCGGCCCCTGGGCGCGCGGCGCGCTCTGGGGCGACGAGCAGGGCGATATGGATCTGGCCAACTGGCTGGCTTCGCGCGGTTATGCGGTGCTGCTGCCCAATTTCCGCGGCAGCACCGGCCAGGGCCGGGCTCTGCTGCAGGCAGGCCGTGGCCAGTTCGGCCTGCGCATGCAGGAGGATCTGGAGGACGTGCTGCAGGCCGTGCTGGCCCGCGGTGATCTGGACCCGCAGCGCCTGTGCATCAGCGGCGCCAGCTACGGTGGCTATGCGGCCCTGATGGCCGCCGCCCGCGAGCCCGAGCGCTACCGCTGCGTGGCCGCCGGCATGCCGGTGACGGATCTGCCGGCCCTGCTGGAATCGGGCTGGAGCGACCTCTCGCGCCGCGAGGACGCCAAGGCCTTCTGGACCGAGATGGTGGGCGACCCCGCCCACCAGCGCCGCGAGCTGGCGGCCGTATCGCCGGTGAACCTGGCGCCGCGCATCCAGGCCCGGGTCATGCTCTATGCCGGCGTGGACGATGGCCGCACGCCGCTGGAGCAGGCCGAGGGCATGCGCCGCGCCTTGCAGCGCGCAGGCCAGGAGCCGCTGTGGCTGGCCAAGTACGGTGAGGGCCACGGCTACCGGCTCAGCGGCAATCTGCAGGTGCTGCTCCAGCAGCTGGAGGACTTCTTCGCCCAGGCGCTGCGTCCCGGGCGCTAG
- a CDS encoding YceH family protein has protein sequence MSIRVLTALEARVLAVLVEKQFTVPDSYPLSVNALTLGCNQKTARDPVMNASESEVLRALDELRGMNLVNRVSGSRVDRYEHNFRRGINVPGQAEALLATLMLRGPQTAAELRANSERLHRFADISSVEAFLAELAEREPPLALKLARAPGARESRWAHLLCGEPAEGLVAAAAAGEAPARDDEILQLRAEQARLAAELETLKAQLAQIRSELGLA, from the coding sequence ATGTCTATTCGTGTACTGACCGCGCTGGAAGCGCGCGTGCTGGCCGTGCTGGTGGAAAAGCAGTTCACCGTGCCGGACAGCTATCCGCTCTCGGTCAATGCCCTGACCCTGGGTTGCAACCAGAAGACCGCGCGCGATCCGGTGATGAATGCCAGCGAGAGCGAGGTGCTGCGCGCGCTGGACGAGCTGCGCGGCATGAACCTGGTGAACCGCGTCAGCGGCAGCCGGGTGGACCGCTACGAGCACAACTTCCGCCGCGGCATCAATGTGCCGGGTCAGGCCGAGGCCCTGCTGGCCACCCTGATGCTGCGCGGTCCGCAGACGGCCGCCGAGCTGCGTGCCAACAGCGAGCGTCTGCATCGCTTTGCCGATATCTCCTCGGTCGAGGCCTTTCTGGCCGAGCTGGCCGAGCGCGAGCCGCCCCTGGCCCTGAAGCTGGCCCGCGCGCCCGGGGCGCGCGAAAGCCGCTGGGCGCATCTGCTGTGCGGCGAGCCGGCCGAGGGTCTGGTGGCCGCGGCGGCGGCGGGCGAGGCGCCCGCGCGCGACGACGAGATCCTGCAGCTGCGCGCCGAGCAGGCCCGCCTGGCGGCCGAGCTGGAAACGCTCAAGGCCCAGCTGGCCCAGATCCGCAGCGAGCTGGGGCTGGCGTGA
- a CDS encoding cyanophycinase encodes MQLLARLTLALAGALALAGAQAQTAIPIGGALKFDNREVWQRIVDEAGGAGARFVVFSTAAAQPERSARQIIEALQRHGARAEWVPVAPRLKDRDLQTELTRPENLALVKAARGVFFSGGAQELIVDSLQPGGQPTALLQAIWQLYREGGVVAGTSAGAAIMSTVMFRDAQDSLRVLKGQLREGREIDRGLGFVGPQLFIDQHFLKRGRVGRILPLMQAKGYRLGLGVDEDSAAIIKRGQIEVIGAKGALLVDLGESSQEPGLGAFNVRGALLSYLDRGDRHDLNSGRSTPSPQKAAGLAINPQAPDFKPYLKPVPFYADMLGDTTVVNAMGTLLDSPASETRGLAFAGQPAADDAQPDLGFEFRLYKTQQTRGWFTGAFGGEDYTVLRMGLDVKPVRIQQPFYRALQPSAAASAAPTAH; translated from the coding sequence ATGCAGCTTCTTGCCCGACTCACCCTGGCACTGGCCGGCGCGCTGGCCCTGGCCGGCGCCCAGGCCCAGACCGCGATTCCGATTGGCGGCGCGCTCAAGTTCGACAACCGCGAGGTCTGGCAGCGCATCGTGGACGAGGCTGGCGGTGCCGGCGCGCGCTTCGTGGTCTTCAGCACCGCGGCGGCCCAACCCGAGCGCAGCGCGCGCCAGATCATCGAGGCCCTGCAGCGCCACGGCGCGCGGGCCGAGTGGGTGCCGGTGGCGCCGCGCCTGAAGGACCGCGATCTGCAGACCGAGCTGACGCGGCCCGAGAACCTGGCCCTGGTGAAGGCGGCGCGCGGCGTCTTCTTCTCCGGCGGCGCGCAGGAGCTGATCGTGGACAGCTTGCAGCCCGGCGGCCAGCCCACCGCCCTGCTGCAGGCCATCTGGCAGCTCTACCGCGAGGGCGGCGTGGTGGCCGGCACCAGCGCGGGCGCCGCCATCATGAGCACGGTGATGTTCCGCGATGCGCAGGACAGCCTGCGCGTGCTCAAGGGCCAGCTGCGCGAGGGCCGCGAGATTGATCGCGGTCTGGGCTTCGTCGGCCCCCAGCTCTTCATCGACCAGCATTTCCTCAAGCGCGGCCGCGTGGGTCGCATCCTGCCCCTGATGCAGGCCAAGGGCTACCGCCTGGGCCTGGGCGTGGATGAGGACAGCGCCGCCATCATCAAGCGTGGGCAGATCGAGGTGATCGGTGCCAAGGGCGCCCTGCTGGTGGATCTGGGCGAGTCCAGCCAGGAGCCGGGCCTGGGCGCCTTCAATGTGCGCGGCGCGCTGCTGAGCTATCTGGATCGCGGCGATCGCCACGATCTGAACAGCGGTCGCAGCACGCCCTCGCCCCAGAAGGCCGCGGGCCTGGCCATCAACCCGCAGGCCCCCGACTTCAAGCCCTATCTGAAGCCCGTGCCCTTCTACGCCGACATGCTGGGCGACACCACGGTCGTCAACGCCATGGGCACCCTGCTGGACAGCCCGGCCAGCGAGACCCGGGGGCTGGCCTTTGCCGGCCAGCCCGCGGCCGACGACGCCCAGCCCGATCTGGGCTTCGAGTTCCGGCTCTACAAGACGCAGCAGACCCGCGGCTGGTTCACCGGCGCCTTCGGCGGCGAGGACTACACCGTGCTGCGCATGGGCCTGGACGTGAAGCCGGTGCGCATCCAGCAGCCTTTCTACCGCGCCCTGCAGCCCTCCGCTGCAGCTTCCGCGGCCCCCACCGCCCACTGA
- a CDS encoding SDR family oxidoreductase, whose protein sequence is MSYSIDLSGRVALVTGASSGLGAQFARTLAQAGACVVLAGRREERLKTLRAEIEAQGGDAHVVSLDVTDLDSIKAAVAHAETEVGTLDILINNSGVSTTQRLTEVSGDDYDFVMDTNVRGAFFVAQEVGKRMLARAQGAAPGTFIGGRIVNIASMAGLRVLSRIGVYAMSKAAVIHMTRAMALEWGKYGINVNAICPGYIDTEINHHHWDTEQGRKLVELLPRKRVGHPRDLDTTLLMLCANESHFINGAVIQADDGFGV, encoded by the coding sequence ATGAGCTACAGCATCGACCTTTCGGGCCGCGTGGCCCTGGTGACCGGCGCCTCCAGCGGCCTGGGCGCCCAGTTCGCCCGCACCCTGGCCCAGGCGGGCGCTTGCGTGGTGCTGGCCGGACGCCGGGAAGAGCGGCTCAAGACCCTGCGCGCCGAGATCGAGGCCCAGGGCGGCGACGCCCATGTGGTGAGCCTGGACGTGACGGATCTGGACAGCATCAAGGCCGCCGTGGCCCATGCCGAGACCGAGGTCGGCACCCTGGACATCCTGATCAACAACTCCGGCGTCAGCACCACGCAGCGGCTCACCGAGGTCAGCGGCGATGACTACGACTTCGTGATGGACACCAATGTGCGCGGCGCCTTCTTCGTGGCCCAGGAGGTGGGCAAGCGCATGCTGGCGCGCGCCCAGGGCGCGGCGCCGGGCACCTTCATCGGCGGGCGCATCGTGAACATCGCCTCCATGGCCGGCCTGCGCGTGCTCAGCCGTATCGGGGTCTATGCCATGAGCAAGGCCGCCGTCATCCACATGACGCGTGCCATGGCCCTGGAATGGGGCAAGTACGGCATCAATGTGAATGCCATCTGCCCCGGCTACATCGACACCGAGATCAACCACCACCACTGGGACACCGAGCAGGGGCGCAAGCTGGTGGAGCTGCTGCCGCGCAAGCGCGTGGGACACCCCCGCGATCTGGACACCACCTTGCTGATGCTCTGCGCCAACGAGAGTCACTTCATCAACGGCGCGGTGATCCAGGCCGACGACGGCTTCGGAGTCTGA
- a CDS encoding thioesterase family protein, with amino-acid sequence MKIEIPAAKKLVYETRIPMRWGDMDAMGHVNNAVYFRYLEIVRVDWLASLGAAPNPAGEGPVIVNAFCNFYKQLEYPGELLARHYVSNPGRSSFDTWITLERVDQPGLIHAAGGATTVWMNFPAQRSAPLPDWLRRLIED; translated from the coding sequence GTGAAGATCGAGATCCCCGCGGCCAAGAAGCTGGTCTACGAGACCCGCATCCCCATGCGCTGGGGCGATATGGACGCGATGGGCCATGTCAACAACGCCGTCTACTTCCGCTATCTGGAAATCGTGCGTGTGGACTGGCTGGCCTCCCTGGGCGCGGCGCCCAATCCGGCCGGCGAGGGGCCGGTCATCGTCAACGCCTTCTGCAACTTCTACAAGCAGCTGGAATACCCCGGCGAGCTGCTGGCGCGCCACTATGTGTCCAATCCCGGGCGCAGCAGCTTTGACACCTGGATCACGCTGGAGCGCGTGGACCAGCCGGGCCTGATCCATGCCGCGGGCGGCGCCACCACCGTCTGGATGAACTTCCCGGCCCAGCGCTCGGCGCCGCTGCCGGACTGGCTGCGGCGCCTGATCGAGGACTGA
- a CDS encoding TonB-dependent receptor: MPKNSPLPRAPRRRLLQLQALAQAAALLASGAALAQEGSKLERVEVTGSSIKRIEGETALPVQTLKREDIEKAAVTTAAELLAKISASAGNVSDSASLSDIAGQRGFAGANLRGIGVSSTLVLLNGRRVANFAAPGSASGVDLNAIPAAAIQRVEVLKDGASAIYGTDAISGVINFITRQDYQGADFSAYRSETQDGGAEKTILTASAGRGSLARDGYNLFAVMDYSKTEALRSSQRDWVGSVFQPEINLDVASSNTFPANARRVNASGSGTGARRNPSAPTCNPPATVYAPGSFVGATACMYDYMQDTQLFPAQDKLSLLGRGERALNADHSVFAELMLSRSESLYRISPLTVTNLSYPAGGRYYPTGLFPGYSGALALNYRLEQAGGRTNEVEAKTSRAVLGAKGLLAGWDYNTAINLSDSRVTDAYIDGYVRTDDFNRFFRTGALNPFGASDAAALDTLNSLKVRDDARRSKGSTRSIDLRASRELFEMGGGAAALALGAEYRRESMSFRPSELLASGQIRGEGAAVAFDGNRKVSAVFSELNLPFTRNLELQLALRHDHYSDAGNTTNPKVGVRWNPTRALLLRGSYGTGFRAPTLADLYTPARLGQTNGIYNDAYCEQAKAIDPDLEPDYCGLQPDKRVGGSTGLKPEKSKQFSAGLVFELSRDASTSLDFWRIEKTNTILSPEGLYFSDVELYSPYITRGKPLVSGLPGPIQEIDGRLRNTGSLKTSGLDLGLELRNLRTPLGIFGLNLNGTYVMDFKTADFPGAPFKNGVGSFGGDQVVQRWRHTAGLNYDLGDFSATLTQTYYSGYRDQNPGPDGKERRVKAYELWDLSASYSISKALKLRGGIKNLLDTAPPVSNQVLSFLAGYDPSYTDPRGRTFFASLNYSLR, translated from the coding sequence ATGCCCAAGAACTCGCCCCTCCCGCGTGCGCCCCGCCGCCGCCTTCTGCAACTGCAAGCCCTGGCCCAGGCCGCGGCCCTGCTCGCCAGCGGCGCGGCGCTGGCCCAGGAGGGCAGCAAGCTCGAGCGCGTGGAAGTCACCGGCTCCAGCATCAAGCGCATCGAGGGCGAGACCGCCCTGCCGGTGCAGACCCTCAAGCGTGAAGACATCGAGAAGGCCGCGGTGACCACGGCCGCCGAGCTGCTGGCCAAAATCAGCGCCAGCGCCGGCAATGTGAGCGACAGCGCCTCGCTCAGCGATATCGCCGGTCAGCGCGGCTTTGCCGGCGCCAATCTGCGCGGCATCGGCGTGTCATCAACCCTGGTGCTGCTCAACGGCCGCCGCGTGGCCAATTTCGCCGCCCCCGGCAGCGCCAGCGGTGTGGACCTGAACGCGATTCCCGCCGCGGCCATCCAGCGCGTGGAAGTGCTCAAGGACGGCGCCTCGGCCATCTACGGCACCGACGCCATCTCGGGCGTGATCAACTTCATCACCCGCCAGGACTACCAGGGCGCCGACTTTTCCGCCTACCGCTCCGAGACCCAGGACGGCGGCGCCGAGAAGACCATCCTGACCGCCTCGGCCGGCCGCGGCAGCCTGGCGCGTGATGGCTACAACCTCTTCGCCGTGATGGACTACAGCAAGACCGAGGCCCTGCGCAGCAGCCAGCGCGACTGGGTGGGCTCGGTCTTCCAGCCCGAGATCAATCTGGACGTGGCCAGCTCCAACACCTTCCCGGCCAATGCCCGGCGCGTGAACGCCAGCGGCAGCGGCACCGGCGCGCGTCGCAACCCCAGCGCGCCCACCTGCAACCCGCCCGCCACCGTCTACGCGCCCGGCAGCTTTGTGGGCGCCACCGCCTGCATGTACGACTACATGCAGGACACCCAGCTCTTCCCCGCCCAGGACAAGCTCTCCCTGCTGGGCCGCGGTGAGCGGGCCCTGAATGCCGATCACAGCGTCTTTGCCGAGCTGATGCTCAGCCGCAGCGAGTCGCTCTACCGCATCTCGCCGCTGACCGTCACCAACCTCAGCTACCCCGCCGGCGGCCGCTACTACCCCACCGGCCTCTTCCCCGGCTACAGCGGCGCTCTGGCCCTGAACTACCGCCTGGAGCAGGCCGGCGGCCGAACCAATGAGGTGGAGGCCAAGACCTCGCGCGCCGTGCTGGGCGCCAAGGGTCTGCTGGCCGGCTGGGACTACAACACCGCCATCAATCTGAGCGACAGCCGCGTGACCGATGCCTATATCGACGGCTATGTGCGCACCGACGACTTCAACCGCTTCTTCCGAACCGGCGCGCTCAACCCCTTCGGCGCCTCGGACGCCGCCGCGCTGGACACGCTGAACAGCCTCAAGGTGCGCGACGACGCACGCCGCAGCAAGGGCAGCACGCGCAGCATCGATCTGCGCGCCTCGCGCGAGCTCTTCGAGATGGGCGGCGGCGCCGCAGCCCTGGCCCTGGGCGCCGAGTACCGGCGCGAGAGCATGTCCTTCCGTCCCTCGGAACTGCTGGCCAGCGGCCAGATCCGCGGCGAGGGCGCGGCCGTGGCCTTTGACGGCAACCGCAAGGTCAGCGCCGTGTTCAGCGAGCTGAACCTGCCCTTCACCCGCAACCTGGAGCTGCAGCTGGCCCTGCGCCACGACCATTACAGCGACGCCGGCAACACCACCAACCCCAAGGTGGGTGTGCGCTGGAACCCCACCCGCGCCCTGCTGCTGCGCGGCTCCTACGGCACGGGCTTCCGCGCACCCACGCTGGCCGATCTCTACACGCCCGCCCGCCTGGGCCAGACCAATGGCATCTACAACGATGCCTACTGCGAACAGGCCAAGGCCATCGACCCGGATCTGGAACCCGACTACTGCGGTCTGCAGCCCGACAAGCGCGTGGGCGGCAGCACCGGGCTCAAGCCGGAGAAGAGCAAGCAGTTCAGCGCCGGCCTGGTGTTCGAGCTCAGCCGCGACGCCTCCACCTCGCTGGACTTCTGGCGCATCGAGAAGACCAATACCATCCTCTCGCCCGAGGGCCTTTACTTCAGCGATGTGGAGCTCTACTCGCCATACATCACCCGCGGCAAGCCCCTGGTCAGCGGCCTGCCCGGCCCCATCCAGGAGATTGACGGCCGCCTGCGCAACACCGGCTCGCTCAAGACCTCCGGCCTGGACCTGGGCCTGGAGCTGCGCAATCTGCGCACGCCGCTGGGCATCTTCGGCCTGAACCTCAACGGCACCTATGTGATGGACTTCAAGACCGCCGACTTCCCCGGCGCCCCGTTCAAGAACGGCGTGGGCAGCTTCGGCGGCGACCAGGTGGTGCAGCGCTGGCGCCATACCGCGGGTCTGAACTACGACCTGGGCGACTTCAGCGCCACCCTCACCCAGACCTACTACAGCGGCTACCGCGACCAGAACCCGGGTCCGGACGGCAAGGAGCGCCGCGTCAAGGCCTACGAGCTCTGGGACCTGAGCGCCAGCTACAGCATCAGCAAGGCGCTGAAGCTGCGCGGCGGCATCAAGAACCTGCTGGACACGGCCCCGCCGGTGTCCAACCAGGTGCTGTCCTTCCTGGCCGGCTATGACCCGAGCTACACCGACCCGCGCGGCCGCACCTTCTTCGCCAGCCTGAACTACAGCCTGCGTTGA
- a CDS encoding electron transfer flavoprotein-ubiquinone oxidoreductase, producing the protein MSSEDLVAQYGPRDSMEYDVVVVGGGPAGLATAIRIKQLAAEKGQEISVVVLEKGSEPGAHILSGAVMDPRALSELFPNWKELGAPLHQAVTGDDILFLSETGATRTPDALVPRNLHNEGCYVISLSNVVKWLAQQAENLGVEIFPGFAAAEVLYDEQGRVKGVATGNMGIGKDGQPHEGFQLGMELLGKYTVFAEGARGHLGKQLIAKYNLAAGKDPQSYAIGIKELWEIPAEKAKPGLVVHTAGWPMTDDTFGGGFLYHLEGNKVTLGFVIGLDYQNPYMSPFEEMQRWKTHPSIRAHIEGGKRIGYGARAINNGTPQALPKTVFPGGALIGCDAGYLNAARIKGSHAAIKSGMLCAEAIVPALAEGRAQDELAAYPAAFEASWLNEELQQTRNFKLWFKKGKLVGQLMTGIEQWLLPKLGVQSPPWTLHATHPDHVCLEPAAKHQRIDYPKPDGVLTFDRLSSVFLSNTNHEEDQPIHLQVKNPELQKTSELDVYAGPSTRYCPAGVYEWVEKDGKDVFVINAQNCVHCKTCDIKDPNQNINWVTPEGGGGPNYAGM; encoded by the coding sequence ATGAGCTCCGAAGACCTGGTGGCCCAGTACGGCCCGCGCGACAGCATGGAATACGACGTGGTGGTCGTGGGTGGCGGCCCCGCCGGCCTGGCCACCGCCATCCGCATCAAGCAGCTGGCCGCCGAGAAGGGCCAGGAGATCTCGGTGGTGGTGCTGGAGAAGGGCTCCGAGCCCGGCGCCCACATCCTCTCCGGCGCGGTGATGGACCCGCGGGCCCTGAGCGAGCTCTTCCCCAACTGGAAGGAGCTGGGCGCGCCCCTGCACCAGGCCGTCACCGGCGACGACATCCTCTTCCTCTCCGAGACCGGCGCCACCCGCACGCCGGACGCCCTGGTGCCGCGCAATCTGCACAACGAGGGCTGCTACGTCATCTCCCTGTCCAATGTGGTGAAGTGGCTGGCTCAGCAGGCCGAGAACCTGGGCGTGGAAATCTTCCCGGGCTTTGCCGCGGCCGAGGTGCTCTATGACGAGCAGGGTCGCGTCAAGGGCGTGGCCACCGGCAATATGGGCATCGGCAAGGACGGCCAGCCGCACGAGGGTTTCCAGCTGGGCATGGAGCTGCTGGGCAAATACACCGTGTTCGCCGAGGGCGCGCGCGGCCATCTGGGCAAGCAGCTGATCGCCAAATACAACCTGGCCGCCGGCAAGGACCCACAGAGCTACGCCATCGGCATCAAGGAGCTGTGGGAGATCCCGGCCGAGAAGGCCAAGCCCGGCCTGGTGGTGCACACCGCCGGCTGGCCCATGACGGACGACACCTTCGGCGGCGGCTTCCTCTACCACCTGGAGGGCAACAAGGTCACGCTGGGCTTTGTGATCGGTCTGGACTACCAGAACCCCTATATGAGCCCCTTCGAGGAAATGCAGCGCTGGAAGACGCACCCGTCCATCCGCGCCCATATCGAAGGCGGCAAGCGCATCGGCTACGGCGCGCGCGCCATCAACAATGGCACGCCCCAGGCCCTGCCCAAGACCGTGTTCCCGGGCGGCGCCCTGATCGGCTGCGATGCCGGCTACCTGAACGCCGCGCGCATCAAGGGCAGCCATGCCGCCATCAAGAGCGGCATGCTCTGCGCCGAAGCCATCGTGCCGGCCCTGGCCGAAGGCCGCGCCCAGGACGAGCTGGCCGCCTACCCCGCCGCCTTTGAAGCCAGCTGGCTGAATGAAGAGCTGCAGCAGACCCGCAACTTCAAGCTCTGGTTCAAGAAGGGCAAGCTGGTGGGCCAGCTGATGACGGGCATCGAGCAATGGCTGCTGCCCAAGCTGGGCGTGCAAAGCCCGCCCTGGACCCTGCATGCCACGCACCCGGACCATGTCTGCCTTGAGCCGGCAGCCAAGCACCAGCGGATCGACTATCCCAAGCCCGATGGCGTCCTGACCTTCGATCGTCTGTCCTCGGTGTTCCTGTCGAACACCAACCACGAGGAAGACCAGCCGATCCATCTGCAGGTGAAGAACCCGGAACTGCAGAAGACGTCGGAACTCGACGTCTATGCCGGTCCGTCGACGCGCTACTGTCCGGCGGGCGTCTACGAATGGGTGGAGAAGGACGGCAAGGACGTCTTCGTGATCAACGCGCAGAACTGCGTGCACTGCAAGACCTGCGACATCAAGGACCCCAACCAGAACATCAACTGGGTCACCCCCGAAGGTGGGGGCGGCCCGAACTACGCCGGCATGTAA
- a CDS encoding antibiotic biosynthesis monooxygenase: MILEVAPLQIRPGQNAAFEAAFAQAQPLIAGMPGYLSHELRRCLEREQEYLLLVHWRTLEDHERGFRGSPQYQDWKALLHHFYEPFPTVLHYAPLPALSGRAGA, translated from the coding sequence ATGATTCTGGAAGTCGCCCCGCTGCAGATCCGCCCCGGCCAGAACGCCGCCTTCGAGGCCGCCTTCGCCCAGGCCCAGCCCCTCATTGCCGGCATGCCCGGCTATCTCTCGCACGAGCTGCGCCGCTGCCTGGAGCGCGAGCAGGAGTACCTGCTGCTGGTGCACTGGCGCACGCTGGAGGACCATGAGCGCGGCTTTCGCGGCTCGCCCCAGTACCAGGACTGGAAGGCCCTGCTGCACCATTTCTACGAGCCCTTCCCCACCGTGCTGCATTACGCGCCCCTGCCCGCGCTGAGCGGCCGCGCCGGGGCCTAG